In Pseudobacter ginsenosidimutans, the following are encoded in one genomic region:
- a CDS encoding DUF4256 domain-containing protein: MSKSTTKKLSAAEQQELLQTLKARFDKNMKRHKGIAWNDVQAKLESGPAALRTLNEMEITGGEPDVVGFDKKAGEYIFFDCSAETPKGRRSICFDGEALAARKQHKPDDSAVEMAKAIGIEILSEEEYRQLQELGEFDLKTSSWIQTPAKIRKLGGALFCDRRYDTVFVYHNGADSYYGARGFRGSFRV; encoded by the coding sequence ATGAGCAAATCCACCACAAAGAAATTATCCGCAGCAGAACAACAGGAACTGCTGCAAACATTGAAAGCACGTTTCGATAAGAATATGAAACGCCACAAAGGCATCGCCTGGAACGATGTACAGGCTAAGCTGGAATCGGGCCCGGCAGCCCTGCGTACACTCAATGAGATGGAGATCACCGGCGGAGAACCGGATGTGGTGGGATTTGACAAGAAAGCCGGAGAATATATTTTCTTTGATTGTTCTGCAGAAACACCCAAAGGCAGGAGAAGCATTTGTTTCGATGGAGAAGCACTAGCAGCCCGCAAACAACATAAGCCGGACGATAGCGCCGTGGAAATGGCCAAAGCCATTGGTATTGAAATATTATCTGAGGAAGAGTATCGTCAGTTGCAGGAACTGGGTGAATTCGATCTTAAAACCTCCAGTTGGATCCAGACACCTGCAAAGATCAGGAAGCTTGGTGGAGCCTTGTTCTGTGACAGAAGATATGATACTGTTTTCGTGTATCATAACGGAGCTGATTCATATTATGGGGCGAGAGGATTCAGGGGAAGCTTTAGGGTGTAG
- a CDS encoding DUF4268 domain-containing protein, whose product MGTLYAVSCSFLLPMYTREEISKIKQSFWAAFGSYMKPIQSADGLPVTWLNYKTGVNGISFKMDADRDHAIILISLSHKDPETRQSHYQQFNQLQPMLWEVLKEDDWTWKENEMDWFGKTTSSISKMLENVNVLRQSDWPAIISFLKPRIIALDEFWSMTKPAFEQ is encoded by the coding sequence ATGGGAACACTGTATGCTGTATCTTGCAGCTTTCTGCTACCCATGTATACGAGAGAAGAAATATCGAAGATCAAACAATCCTTCTGGGCTGCATTCGGCAGCTACATGAAGCCCATCCAGTCGGCCGATGGTCTGCCTGTTACCTGGCTCAATTACAAGACCGGCGTGAATGGCATCAGCTTCAAAATGGATGCAGACCGCGATCATGCCATCATCCTCATCTCCCTCTCCCATAAGGATCCTGAAACCAGACAATCACATTACCAGCAATTCAATCAGCTCCAGCCCATGCTATGGGAAGTATTGAAAGAAGACGACTGGACCTGGAAAGAAAATGAAATGGACTGGTTCGGAAAAACCACCAGCTCCATCAGCAAGATGCTCGAAAATGTAAATGTGCTCAGGCAATCTGACTGGCCCGCAATCATCTCCTTCCTCAAACCACGCATCATTGCCCTGGACGAATTCTGGAGCATGACAAAGCCGGCTTTTGAACAATAA
- a CDS encoding histidine kinase yields MRISFIHGFCLLLALGCCLPLLRAQQTSQCDSWATTLANKKGTVTALWDDIEPFIYMNKAGQLSGVEYEIMESLKSYLQLKYKIGLEIRWMRAGSFHNIFSRVKESNCSGLFGWSYYSITPERKKEVQFTMPYMPDVNVLVTNNLEPMYASPKEFTGRLRDMHAFTQPQTTMEEDVMMLRNNFYPRLPLSYAKDDYEIMKAVANHNNSFGYVPLSVYIVALQKDIRVKRQQVLSSHRQGFAAVMPISSDWKPVMDEYFSSPLFRMKAGAIIAKYLGTEVKDLVFEDSLLMNGPAASDLVSLEKEIVTKRLMDTVVEVQQQGALRNILIILFGSGVLMSAVLYSRFRTRQKLNAQLEQQKQQIEQMNQLLKMKILQARLNPHFLFNSLNSIQYFIAGGDKKVSLQYISRFAAFLRKVINYGDELSIQVQDEASLLREYLWLEHCRFFDKFDYEITVHPSASQASILPFLTHSLVESALYKGILHLNNGHKGKLDIEFLGEADSLVVKISDNGCNRTISQIVENRKEHVNGDEQMLMRRIELFNAHNQRKITASAADNHQSGEQHRHVATLEIPQPLFDLNQT; encoded by the coding sequence ATGAGGATCTCTTTTATTCATGGTTTCTGTCTCCTGCTTGCGCTAGGCTGCTGCTTACCGTTATTGAGGGCGCAGCAGACCAGTCAGTGCGACAGCTGGGCCACCACCCTGGCCAATAAAAAAGGAACGGTCACTGCGCTCTGGGACGATATCGAACCATTCATTTACATGAACAAAGCCGGGCAACTTTCCGGAGTGGAATATGAGATCATGGAAAGCCTGAAATCATACCTGCAACTGAAATACAAGATCGGGCTGGAGATCCGCTGGATGCGGGCAGGCAGCTTCCACAATATTTTCAGCAGGGTGAAAGAAAGTAATTGCAGCGGGCTCTTCGGCTGGTCCTATTATTCCATTACTCCCGAAAGGAAAAAAGAAGTGCAGTTCACCATGCCCTATATGCCGGATGTGAATGTGCTGGTCACCAACAACCTGGAACCCATGTATGCCAGCCCTAAAGAATTCACCGGACGTCTCCGCGATATGCACGCATTCACACAACCGCAAACCACCATGGAAGAGGATGTGATGATGCTGCGCAACAATTTCTACCCCAGGCTGCCTCTCTCCTACGCCAAAGATGATTACGAGATCATGAAGGCTGTTGCCAACCATAATAACAGTTTCGGTTATGTGCCATTGTCTGTTTACATTGTTGCATTACAAAAAGATATTCGTGTAAAACGGCAACAGGTGCTGAGCAGCCACCGGCAAGGATTTGCGGCCGTGATGCCGATCAGCTCGGACTGGAAGCCTGTGATGGACGAATATTTTTCTTCGCCACTTTTCAGAATGAAGGCAGGCGCCATCATTGCAAAATATCTCGGCACGGAAGTGAAGGACCTTGTGTTTGAAGACAGCCTGTTGATGAACGGCCCTGCTGCATCGGACCTCGTATCGCTGGAAAAAGAGATCGTCACCAAAAGGCTGATGGACACCGTTGTTGAAGTACAGCAACAGGGCGCACTGCGCAATATCCTCATCATCCTTTTCGGCTCGGGCGTGCTGATGAGTGCTGTGCTCTACAGCCGTTTCCGAACAAGACAGAAACTCAACGCCCAACTGGAACAGCAGAAGCAACAGATAGAACAAATGAACCAGTTGCTGAAGATGAAGATCCTGCAAGCCAGGCTCAACCCGCATTTCCTGTTCAACTCGCTCAATTCGATCCAGTATTTTATTGCCGGGGGCGATAAAAAAGTGTCGTTGCAATACATCAGCCGCTTTGCCGCCTTCCTCCGCAAAGTGATCAACTATGGCGATGAGCTCAGCATTCAGGTGCAGGACGAAGCCAGTCTCCTGCGCGAATACCTCTGGCTGGAGCATTGCCGCTTCTTCGACAAATTCGATTATGAGATCACCGTGCATCCATCAGCCAGCCAGGCCAGCATCCTGCCTTTCCTGACGCATTCACTGGTGGAAAGTGCACTGTACAAAGGCATACTGCACCTCAATAACGGGCATAAGGGAAAACTGGACATTGAATTCCTGGGTGAAGCAGATTCTCTGGTGGTGAAGATATCCGACAATGGCTGCAACCGCACCATCAGTCAAATAGTGGAAAACAGGAAAGAGCATGTTAACGGTGATGAACAAATGCTGATGCGGAGGATTGAACTTTTCAATGCGCACAATCAACGGAAGATAACCGCCAGCGCGGCAGACAATCATCAGTCCGGTGAACAGCACCGGCATGTGGCCACGCTGGAAATACCACAACCTTTATTCGATCTGAACCAAAC
- a CDS encoding prenyltransferase/squalene oxidase repeat-containing protein, whose amino-acid sequence MLNLIRFNPQAVTEAVQLAEQFLLLQQDVDGCWRDYQLEPGSSEAWTTATVLYSLTGSQPSSIPVPMVNAAIQALLDLQRPTGWGYNRHTATDGDSTAWACRALASLQALPGAFLAAILQNYIHENGSTRTFILQDRFGSWADHHADVQPMIGMALLKCYASAASKQTSTLTSLIFRMRNHCILSAGNELWTAFWWNSDAYAIAINLEFLQTSGGIPEAIRQNATLWLMQTNSPQSAFEAAQLLKIALLCGVDPDTTGNLAQYLLNTQLTDGSWASAEVLLVPVQFEQNQHSNEITNTYADTKRLMSTAMAITSLKTILAATKQLMN is encoded by the coding sequence ATGCTAAACCTCATTCGCTTCAACCCGCAGGCAGTAACTGAAGCTGTACAACTGGCCGAGCAGTTCCTGCTTTTGCAACAAGACGTTGATGGCTGCTGGCGCGATTACCAGCTGGAGCCCGGCTCCTCCGAAGCCTGGACCACCGCCACGGTACTGTACAGTCTTACAGGAAGTCAGCCCTCTTCCATTCCCGTTCCGATGGTGAATGCCGCCATACAGGCATTACTTGACCTGCAACGCCCCACAGGATGGGGTTATAACCGGCATACCGCTACAGATGGCGATTCCACCGCCTGGGCTTGTCGTGCTCTCGCTTCATTACAGGCGCTGCCCGGCGCATTCCTGGCAGCCATCCTTCAGAATTATATCCATGAGAATGGAAGTACACGCACTTTCATATTGCAGGATAGATTCGGCAGCTGGGCAGACCATCACGCAGACGTACAACCGATGATCGGTATGGCATTGCTGAAATGTTATGCCAGTGCTGCTTCCAAACAAACTTCAACCCTGACCAGCCTTATATTCCGAATGCGTAATCATTGTATACTATCCGCCGGCAATGAGCTCTGGACAGCATTCTGGTGGAATTCCGATGCTTATGCCATTGCCATCAATCTTGAGTTTTTACAGACCAGCGGCGGCATCCCCGAAGCCATCCGGCAGAATGCAACACTGTGGCTGATGCAAACAAATAGTCCGCAATCGGCATTTGAAGCGGCGCAGTTGTTGAAGATCGCATTGCTCTGTGGTGTGGATCCAGATACAACGGGAAACCTTGCTCAATACCTGTTGAATACGCAGTTGACAGACGGAAGCTGGGCTTCAGCGGAAGTATTGCTGGTGCCGGTACAGTTTGAACAAAATCAGCATTCAAATGAGATTACTAACACATATGCAGATACGAAAAGACTAATGAGCACTGCGATGGCAATAACAAGTTTGAAAACGATTCTCGCTGCAACAAAGCAGCTAATGAATTGA
- the dapB gene encoding 4-hydroxy-tetrahydrodipicolinate reductase: MIRVFIAGATGWAGSALSKAVAASDKLQLVGALSRKHKGEDLAAVLGLSTGEIPVFDHIDTALAAIYFDVLVDYTSPEIGKKNIMAALGKGKNVVVGTSGLSNDDYAEIEQAANKNNASVLAVGNFSITVVLLQKFAEMAAKYISDFEIIDYAQEDKIDSPSGTARELAHRLSKVQKPTVHVPDEKLVGDKESRGASLDGVRVHSVRLPGFVIAVETIFGLKDEKLTIRHDAGASATPYVKGALLAIEKVGTFKGLRRGLDTVMDF; this comes from the coding sequence ATGATCAGAGTTTTTATTGCAGGAGCCACCGGATGGGCCGGCTCCGCTTTAAGCAAAGCTGTTGCAGCGAGTGATAAACTGCAATTGGTTGGGGCTTTATCGAGGAAACACAAGGGAGAGGACCTGGCTGCTGTACTGGGGTTGTCTACTGGTGAGATCCCGGTATTTGATCATATAGATACTGCTCTGGCCGCTATCTACTTTGATGTGCTGGTGGATTATACCAGTCCGGAGATCGGGAAGAAGAATATCATGGCAGCATTGGGCAAAGGGAAGAATGTTGTTGTAGGTACTTCCGGACTTTCCAATGATGATTATGCAGAAATAGAGCAGGCAGCCAATAAGAACAATGCCTCTGTACTGGCTGTGGGGAATTTTTCCATAACAGTAGTACTGCTGCAAAAATTTGCTGAAATGGCTGCGAAGTATATATCAGATTTCGAGATCATCGATTATGCACAGGAAGATAAGATAGATAGTCCCAGCGGAACTGCCAGGGAGCTGGCGCACCGGTTGTCAAAAGTACAAAAACCAACTGTTCACGTTCCGGATGAAAAACTTGTTGGTGACAAAGAAAGTCGCGGTGCCAGCCTGGATGGCGTACGTGTACATTCTGTAAGGCTTCCCGGTTTTGTAATTGCGGTTGAAACCATTTTCGGATTGAAGGATGAAAAGCTGACCATCCGGCACGATGCAGGCGCAAGCGCTACGCCTTACGTGAAAGGCGCCCTCCTTGCTATAGAAAAAGTCGGAACCTTCAAGGGACTCCGACGTGGGCTCGATACTGTTATGGATTTTTAA
- a CDS encoding SRPBCC family protein, whose product MERKTQVHAEEGKQYLTITREFEIPVDLLFQAHTDPEIITQWMGTKVLKFEAKQHGGFAFETSDPQGNVLFQGNGVFHEFVPNERLVRTFQMMSEGFDAQLEFFTFEALDEDNSKLTMFVVYKTPEHRENQLKLPFRQGLNWAHAELEKVAKQLKAAR is encoded by the coding sequence ATGGAAAGAAAGACACAGGTACACGCTGAAGAAGGTAAACAATACCTCACCATCACCAGGGAATTTGAGATACCCGTTGACCTTTTGTTCCAGGCCCATACCGATCCTGAGATCATTACACAATGGATGGGCACAAAAGTATTGAAATTCGAAGCCAAACAACATGGCGGCTTTGCTTTTGAAACCTCCGACCCACAAGGGAATGTATTGTTCCAGGGCAATGGCGTATTCCATGAATTTGTACCGAATGAACGCCTGGTCCGCACCTTTCAGATGATGAGTGAAGGCTTTGATGCACAACTGGAATTCTTCACCTTTGAAGCGCTGGATGAAGACAACAGCAAGCTCACCATGTTTGTGGTTTACAAAACTCCTGAGCACCGCGAAAACCAGCTGAAGCTTCCTTTCAGGCAGGGTCTAAACTGGGCGCATGCAGAACTGGAAAAAGTAGCGAAACAATTGAAAGCAGCCCGCTAA
- a CDS encoding ArsR/SmtB family transcription factor has product MELRRDVFQAIADPTRRAIITLLAVSAMTPGAIAENFDSSRQTISKHIQILTECELVKQEQNGREIFYHLNPKKMKEIADFIEPFRNLWDDRFNKLESIMKKYKTKK; this is encoded by the coding sequence ATGGAATTAAGAAGAGACGTTTTCCAGGCCATTGCCGACCCCACCCGCAGGGCCATCATCACTTTACTGGCAGTAAGCGCCATGACGCCCGGCGCCATTGCTGAAAATTTCGACTCCTCCCGTCAGACCATTTCGAAACATATTCAGATCCTCACCGAATGTGAACTGGTAAAACAGGAACAGAACGGCAGGGAGATATTCTATCATTTAAACCCTAAAAAGATGAAAGAGATTGCAGATTTTATCGAGCCTTTCCGGAATCTTTGGGATGATCGATTCAACAAACTGGAATCGATCATGAAAAAATATAAAACTAAAAAATAG
- a CDS encoding DoxX family protein codes for MILKIINAVLILIAVFMGFKQGYAMFSGKPEMLQMFSKWGFGRNGVMINGAITIIAALLILFPKTFVWGNFLMAAGILLIICFQLLDKDLKGAAIELPFLLLNLVILFLQHPLKKD; via the coding sequence ATGATCCTGAAAATCATCAACGCAGTACTGATACTTATTGCCGTTTTCATGGGATTCAAACAGGGATATGCCATGTTCTCGGGCAAACCGGAAATGCTGCAAATGTTCAGCAAATGGGGATTTGGCAGGAATGGTGTAATGATCAATGGCGCCATTACCATCATTGCAGCCTTGCTGATCCTGTTTCCCAAAACTTTCGTTTGGGGTAATTTCCTGATGGCCGCCGGGATCTTACTGATCATCTGTTTTCAACTGCTGGATAAAGACCTCAAAGGTGCAGCCATTGAACTGCCTTTCCTCCTGCTCAATCTGGTGATCCTCTTCCTGCAGCATCCTTTGAAAAAGGATTGA
- a CDS encoding helix-turn-helix domain-containing protein, whose product MEKNKIRRSTEIATRYFDFLDQHIDDVVNGDVSDFFELNRIARELTISHKHLTDIIKTEKGHHPCHFYDAKIISKAQELLTTSDLSIAQIAMKLTYDPSNFSKFFKKWTGFTPGEYRNEKQK is encoded by the coding sequence ATGGAAAAGAATAAGATCAGAAGAAGCACTGAAATAGCAACCAGGTATTTCGATTTTCTGGACCAGCATATTGATGATGTTGTGAACGGAGATGTGTCCGACTTTTTCGAATTGAACCGGATTGCCCGTGAACTGACCATATCACACAAACATCTCACGGATATCATCAAAACAGAGAAAGGGCACCACCCCTGTCATTTTTATGATGCAAAGATCATCAGCAAAGCACAGGAATTGCTGACCACATCCGATCTGTCCATTGCTCAGATTGCCATGAAACTGACCTACGACCCTTCCAATTTTTCAAAGTTCTTCAAAAAATGGACTGGCTTCACACCTGGTGAATACAGGAATGAAAAACAGAAATAG
- a CDS encoding SDR family oxidoreductase: MANNNVNGKVVLIAGGAKNLGGLLSRNFAAKGARLVIHYNSAGTQPDAEKTLAAVQAAGAEAFLFQGDLTRPGNIITLFDAATSRFGGIDIAINTVGKVLKKPIADTTEAEYDSMSDINSKAAYFFIQEAGKKLNDNGKICTIVTSLLAAYTGLYSTYEGMKAPVEHFTRAASKEFGSRGISVTAVAPGPMDTPFFYGQESEDAVAYHKSASALGGLTDIKDIAPLVEFLVTDGWWITGQTIFANGGYTTR; encoded by the coding sequence ATGGCAAATAACAATGTAAACGGGAAAGTGGTCTTAATTGCAGGTGGCGCCAAAAACCTTGGCGGATTACTGAGCAGGAATTTTGCAGCAAAAGGAGCCAGACTGGTGATCCATTATAACAGTGCCGGCACGCAACCCGATGCGGAAAAAACGTTGGCAGCTGTGCAGGCGGCAGGAGCAGAAGCTTTCCTGTTCCAGGGCGATCTAACCAGGCCGGGAAATATCATCACACTCTTCGATGCAGCTACTTCAAGGTTTGGTGGTATTGATATCGCCATCAACACAGTTGGCAAGGTTTTGAAAAAACCAATTGCAGATACTACCGAAGCAGAATACGACAGCATGAGCGATATCAACTCGAAAGCCGCGTACTTCTTCATCCAGGAAGCCGGAAAGAAACTGAATGATAATGGGAAGATCTGCACCATCGTAACTTCGCTGCTGGCTGCCTATACAGGACTGTACTCTACTTACGAAGGGATGAAAGCACCCGTAGAGCATTTCACCAGGGCAGCTTCCAAGGAATTCGGCAGCAGGGGAATTTCAGTAACGGCAGTTGCACCCGGGCCGATGGACACGCCATTCTTTTATGGACAGGAAAGTGAAGATGCCGTTGCCTATCACAAATCAGCGTCTGCGCTTGGCGGACTGACAGATATAAAGGATATCGCGCCGCTGGTGGAGTTCCTGGTCACCGATGGCTGGTGGATCACCGGGCAGACCATTTTCGCAAACGGAGGTTATACTACAAGATAA
- a CDS encoding YdeI/OmpD-associated family protein: MAKSKTISAADDFFANAEAWQDEFEQLRAILLDCQLDEELKWGQACYTYQNKNIVLIHGFKEYCALLFFKGALLNDPNGILVQQSENVQSARQIRFTNAKQITRMKAALKAYVYEAIEVERAGLKVKLKKVEEYPVVEEFQKKLNSKPALKKAFEALTPGRQRGYLLYFSSAKQSKTRAERVEKCTKLILAGKGLND, encoded by the coding sequence ATGGCAAAAAGCAAAACCATCTCCGCCGCTGACGATTTCTTCGCCAATGCTGAAGCATGGCAGGATGAATTCGAACAACTGAGAGCGATCCTGCTGGATTGCCAGCTCGACGAAGAACTGAAATGGGGACAGGCCTGCTATACATACCAGAACAAGAATATCGTACTGATACATGGTTTCAAGGAATATTGCGCCCTGCTCTTCTTCAAAGGCGCTCTGCTCAATGATCCCAATGGCATCCTGGTACAACAATCGGAAAATGTACAGAGCGCCCGGCAGATCCGTTTCACCAATGCGAAACAGATCACCAGAATGAAAGCCGCACTAAAAGCCTATGTATATGAAGCCATCGAAGTGGAAAGGGCCGGATTGAAAGTAAAATTGAAAAAGGTGGAGGAATACCCTGTTGTGGAAGAATTCCAGAAAAAGCTCAACAGCAAACCCGCACTCAAAAAGGCTTTCGAAGCATTGACGCCCGGCCGCCAGAGAGGATACCTGCTTTATTTCTCTTCGGCAAAACAATCCAAAACCCGTGCTGAAAGAGTGGAAAAATGTACAAAACTCATCCTTGCCGGCAAGGGGCTGAACGATTAG
- a CDS encoding flavin-containing monooxygenase: MKHIGIIGAGISGLATAKAFIEKGYQVTVLEKAASAGGVWEKSRSYVGVATQTTRDEYAFSDYPMPAGYPLWPSGEQVQAYLEGYAKRFRVFPHIWFNVRVNALSFRDGAWHMQLTDLKTAEDKYMRFDFVAICTGTFHKPYIPAVAGSESFLQAGGEILHSSQVKDANILKGKKVAVVGFAKSATDIATTAAGNAAVCTLLYRKAQWKVPRYFGNKVNMRFLLFSRLSEAFFSAPRKSIGQKLLHSIGRPLVWAQWRGLEALLKMQFKLKACGMVPKHRIEDQISCSLGVAPEGFYEKVRSGLINAKQTTIAKMEGKNVMLSNGETIQPDLVVFGTGFTQELPFLEPAYKQFIIGQNGQYRLFRNIINPQVPQLGFVGFNSSLFTTLTSEVAANWLVRYAEQKLALPSQEAMNKDMDHMEKWRSDSRPIASEFSGTCIAPFNYQHLDLLMRDMGLKRKLSLSPFEYLKPINPKDYHQLLRGKGNTIVKEMKTEPEYQFY; this comes from the coding sequence ATGAAACATATCGGCATTATCGGGGCCGGCATCAGCGGCCTCGCCACAGCAAAAGCGTTCATCGAGAAAGGATACCAGGTTACTGTGCTCGAAAAAGCGGCCAGCGCAGGCGGAGTATGGGAGAAGAGCCGCTCCTATGTTGGTGTGGCAACACAAACCACCAGGGATGAATACGCTTTCTCTGATTATCCGATGCCGGCAGGTTATCCCTTATGGCCTTCGGGAGAACAGGTGCAGGCCTACCTGGAAGGATATGCGAAAAGATTCCGCGTTTTCCCGCATATCTGGTTCAATGTACGGGTGAACGCCCTCAGCTTTCGCGACGGCGCCTGGCATATGCAGTTAACGGACCTGAAAACAGCAGAAGATAAATACATGCGATTCGATTTTGTAGCTATTTGCACAGGTACTTTCCATAAGCCATACATTCCGGCTGTTGCCGGCAGTGAGAGCTTTTTACAGGCTGGAGGAGAGATACTGCATTCAAGCCAGGTGAAGGATGCAAACATCCTGAAAGGAAAAAAAGTTGCAGTAGTCGGCTTTGCGAAATCGGCTACGGATATTGCTACCACGGCGGCCGGCAATGCAGCAGTTTGCACTTTGCTCTATCGCAAAGCGCAGTGGAAAGTGCCGCGTTATTTCGGAAATAAAGTGAATATGCGATTCCTGTTGTTCTCCAGATTGTCGGAGGCTTTCTTCAGCGCACCGCGCAAATCGATCGGGCAAAAGCTCCTGCATTCCATCGGCAGGCCATTGGTATGGGCGCAATGGAGAGGACTGGAAGCATTGCTGAAAATGCAGTTCAAGTTGAAAGCCTGTGGTATGGTGCCGAAACACAGGATCGAAGACCAGATCAGTTGCAGCCTTGGCGTTGCGCCGGAAGGGTTTTATGAGAAAGTGAGATCCGGGCTCATCAATGCGAAACAGACCACCATTGCTAAAATGGAAGGGAAGAACGTGATGCTCAGCAATGGAGAAACGATCCAGCCGGACCTGGTTGTTTTTGGTACAGGCTTTACACAGGAGCTTCCTTTCCTGGAACCTGCCTACAAACAATTCATTATCGGACAGAACGGACAATACCGTTTGTTCAGGAATATCATCAACCCGCAGGTGCCGCAGCTTGGATTTGTGGGATTCAATTCGAGCCTGTTCACCACGCTCACGTCGGAGGTTGCCGCTAACTGGTTGGTTCGTTATGCGGAACAGAAACTGGCATTGCCTTCACAGGAAGCGATGAACAAGGATATGGACCATATGGAAAAATGGAGAAGCGATAGTCGTCCTATTGCTTCGGAGTTCAGCGGAACCTGTATTGCGCCGTTCAATTATCAGCATCTTGATCTGCTGATGCGGGATATGGGATTGAAAAGGAAATTAAGCTTATCGCCCTTTGAATATTTGAAGCCGATCAATCCGAAGGATTATCACCAATTGCTGCGCGGGAAGGGGAACACGATTGTAAAAGAGATGAAAACAGAACCGGAGTATCAGTTCTATTAA
- a CDS encoding dihydrofolate reductase family protein translates to MKKIVLDLAVTLDGFIEGPNGEIDWCIMDDDMDFTGFLSGIDTIFYGRVSYDAWGNYQPDANAGKAELELWKNVHAKTKFVFSRQERKDDKASFVSGDIAAIVDAIKKEEGKDIWLYGGAGLIKTFIDLGLIDVYRVSVHPVALGSGKPLFENLKERVKLKLIDTKVFRSGVVQLIYETL, encoded by the coding sequence ATGAAAAAAATAGTATTGGATTTAGCGGTTACACTGGATGGTTTCATTGAAGGTCCCAATGGCGAGATCGACTGGTGCATTATGGATGATGATATGGACTTCACGGGATTCCTGTCTGGCATCGATACCATATTCTATGGCAGGGTGAGCTACGATGCCTGGGGAAATTACCAGCCGGATGCAAATGCCGGCAAAGCGGAACTGGAATTATGGAAAAATGTACATGCAAAGACAAAGTTCGTTTTTTCCAGGCAGGAGAGGAAGGATGATAAAGCCAGTTTTGTTTCCGGCGATATTGCCGCTATTGTAGATGCCATCAAAAAGGAGGAAGGGAAAGATATCTGGTTGTATGGGGGAGCCGGCCTGATCAAAACTTTCATTGATCTGGGATTGATCGATGTGTACAGGGTTTCCGTACATCCGGTAGCGTTAGGAAGCGGCAAGCCTTTGTTTGAGAACCTGAAGGAGCGGGTGAAGCTGAAACTGATAGATACAAAAGTGTTCAGGTCAGGAGTGGTGCAGCTGATCTATGAAACACTGTAA